The following are from one region of the Oreochromis aureus strain Israel breed Guangdong linkage group 1, ZZ_aureus, whole genome shotgun sequence genome:
- the senp8 gene encoding sentrin-specific protease 8, translating to MDPVVLSYHDSLLRRSDVSLLEGPYWLNDQVIGFAFEYFAAERFRVLGEAVIFISPEVTQFIKCASCPDELALFLEPLDLASRRWVFLAVNDNSNQTAGGSHWSLLLYHHNSNHFAHYDSQNGSNSLHARRIASKLEPFLGAGRKALFVEEPCPSQQNSYDCGMYVICIAEALCEKARVEGSPRLPVQMITPAYITQKRAEWSRLIQSLAQNDLCCSLSFP from the coding sequence ATGGATCCTGTAGTGCTGAGCTATCATGACAGCCTGTTGCGGCGCTCTGATGTCTCTCTACTGGAAGGACCTTACTGGCTTAATGACCAAGTCATTGGTTTTGCCTTTGAGTACTTTGCTGCCGAGCGCTTTAGAGTCCTGGGGGAAGCCGTCATCTTTATCAGCCCAGAGGTCACCCAGTTCATCAAGTGTGCTTCCTGCCCTGATGAGTTGGCATTGTTTCTGGAGCCACTGGATCTTGCTTCTCGTCGCTGGGTCTTCCTAGCCGTGAACGACAACTCGAACCAGACCGCTGGAGGGTCCCACTGGAGCCTCTTGCTTTATCATCACAACTCCAACCACTTTGCCCACTATGACTCTCAAAATGGCAGCAATTCACTTCACGCACGGCGCATCGCCAGCAAGTTGGAGCCTTTCCTGGGCGCAGGGCGGAAAGCGCTGTTTGTCGAGGAGCCCTGCCCATCCCAGCAGAACAGCTATGACTGTGGCATGTATGTTATCTGTATTGCCGAGGCCTTGTGCGAGAAGGCCCGGGTGGAGGGCTCGCCACGCCTTCCTGTGCAAATGATCACCCCAGCCTACATCACCCAGAAGAGGGCCGAGTGGTCCAGACTGATCCAGAGCTTAGCTCAGAATGACCTCTGCTGCTCGCTGTCTTTCCCTTAG